A DNA window from Camelina sativa cultivar DH55 chromosome 13, Cs, whole genome shotgun sequence contains the following coding sequences:
- the LOC109128398 gene encoding uncharacterized protein LOC109128398: MAKDNEKVRQPNPPASIVQHQQRQDQQERAAPNPPARQTTLRDEEAHNSLFANRSAIQPPAPARQDYEIKHSLINLVQNRVFNGLASESPLDHIEAFERLARDKALRWLNLLDRGSLTTWAQCRAQFLNHFYTKSRSAMLRSKITTFSQGENLMNIFYGGIDQKYQMALDTASRGDFSTNTAAEAYLLIENLATSNSNHSHEYDRSVRVISFVNTDVIKSLTAKVDLLLKRDQQAVNMCDGQTCAYQQVGVNSGFEGAEELNYVVGQGNYQNHGFNQNYRNHPNLSYRSTNAENSQDQVYPPHNQQGNFPQGFLNKGAGFNSSNVQGYHAPSAAPQDNKLELLMQALLEGHKKSSAEINVKIDSMYNDLNGKFERLSSRVDSIDKRVSAISSSSKNKESCNAITLYGGIEDGQSCAVINSCLVFAETGSISPKPRLAGPIHSDNSSLISREVGSTSPPYRSVDPINNAELVSESLRSTNLHTERSVPVVGMENSSSFVSDTNAKESLLVEPKPYRPQIPFPRRHKKKALDEKKYDRYKEVMREFTADIPFTEAVKHISLFKKVYNDVVVEEKDLVEVKAFLALEKKNILALSLKRLPKLEDPGKFVVPCSILGVNFEDSLCDTGSSVNVMSKAIAERLGIDDMKASKVSLKLANAVSTTPHGFIGNLDVQVGSCLVATDFHVVEMSKGSVMPLILGRPFLATVGAVVDLPNKRVTFSNIDDKVFYNAITANEAIRHGFCLVVEHEKKVEVMIMGESADKNEVNEVLDGDTHSSKKSSTKVKKRDKPKTERIIPDLHITLVPQKYVRDTIEYKVKCKGISRPFSQVKAILTPEFKEKGQEAMDDMMKKTLELKLTNGRACPDMSSHPPIT, from the exons ATGGCCAAAGACAATGAAAAGGTTCGTCAACCCAATCCACCAGCATCTATTGTCCAACATCAGCAGAGGCAGGACCAGCAAGAGCGAGCTGCACCGAATCCGCCAGCAAGGCAAACCACCTTGAGGGATGAAGAAGCTCACAACAGCCTATTTGCGAATCGATCTGCGATTCAACCACCAGCTCCTGCGAGACAAGATTATGAGATCAAGCATAGCCTGATCAATTTGGTCCAGAATCGTGTGTTTAATGGATTAGCATCAGAGAGccctctggaccatattgaagcttttgagagattggcta GAGATAAGGCTTTGAGATGGCTAAATCTCTTGGACCGAGGATCACTTACCACTTGGGCACAGTGTAGAGCACAGTTTCTGAACCACTTCTACACTAAGTCACGATCAGCTATGTTAAGGAGCAAGATCACTACCTTCTCACAAGGTG AGAATCTTATGAACATCTTCTATGGAGGAATTGACCAGAAGTATCAGATGGCACTCGATACCGCCAGCAGAGGAGATTTTTCTACTAACACTGCCGCTGAAGCATACCTCTTGATCGAAAACCTTGCAACGAGTAACAGCAATCATAGCCATGAGTATGATCGTTCTGTGCGTGTTATTAGCTTCGTGAATACAGATGTTATTAAGAGTCTCACTGCCAAGGTAGACcttcttttgaagagagatcaGCAAGCTGTCAACATGTGCGATGGGCAGACATGTGCATATCAGCAAGTTGGAGTAAATTCAGGTTTTGAGGGGGCAGAGGAGCTGAACTATGTAGTAGGACAAGGGAACTATCAGAATCATGGGTTTAATCAGAATTATAGAAATCATCCTAATCTCTCTTACAGAAGCACCAACGCTGAGAATTCtcaggatcaggtgtaccctccaCATAATCAACAAGGTAACTTCCCGCAAGGATTTCTGAATAAGGGTGCTGGATTTAATAGCTCAAATGTCCAAGGATACCACGCTCCATCTGCAGCTCCACAAGATAACAAACTCGAATTGTTGATGCAAGCACTGCTGGAGGGCCATAAGAAAAGTTCTGCTGAGATTAATGTCAAGATTGATAGCAtgtacaatgatttgaatggGAAATTTGAGAGGTTGAGTTCACGTGTTGATTCCATTGATAAGAGAGTTTCTGCTATTTCTTCTAGCTCTAAGAACAAAGAGTCATGCAATGCTATAACACTCTATGGTGGAATCGAAGATGGGCAGAGTTGTGCTGTGATCAACTCTTGTTTAGTTTTCGCAGAGACAGGATCGATCAGTCCTAAGCCTAGACTGGCCGGTCCCATCCATTCTGATAATTCGAGTCTGATATCCAGAGAAGTTGGATCGACTAGTCCCCCCTATAGATCAGTTGATCCCATCAACAACGCAGAGCTTGTCTCGGAAAGTCTCAGATCGACCAATCTACATACAGAACGGTCAGTCCCTGTTGTAGGTATGGAAAATTCCAGCTCGTTTGTCTCTGATACAAATGCTAAGGAATCACTTCTTGTGGAACCAAAACCCTATAGGCCACAAATTCCTTTTCCAAGAAGACATAAGAAGAAAGCTCTGGATGAAAAGAAGTATGATCGGTACAAAGAAGTTATGAGAGAGTTCACCGCTGACATTCCCTTTACAGAGGCAGTAAAgcatatctctttgtttaagAAGGTTTACAATGATGTTGTGGTTGAAGAAAAGGATTTGGTGGAGGTTAAGGCGTTTTTGGctctagagaagaagaacattCTTGCTCTATCTTTGAAAAGACTACCCAAGTTAGAAGATCCAGGAAaatttgttgttccatgctcCATCTTAGGAGTGAATTTTGAGGATTCCCTTTGCGACACTGGATCTAGTGTGAACGTAATGTCTAAGGCTATCGCAGAGAGATTGGGGATTGATGATATGAAGGCTTCTAAGGTCTCTCTTAAGTTGGCAAATGCTGTTTCCACAACTCCACATGGTTTCATAGGTAATTTAGATGTTCAAGTTGGGAGTTGCTTGGTTGCTAcagattttcatgttgtggAAATGAGCAAGGGTTCTGTTATGCCTTTGATTCTTGGGAGACCTTTCCTAGCAACAGTCGGAGCAGTTGTTGACTTGCCTAATAAGAGGGTAACTTTCTCTAACATTGATGATAAGGTCTTCTACAACGCAATCACTGCAAATGAAGCTATACGACATGGCTTTTGTCTAGTAGTAGAACATGAGAAGAAGGTGGAGGTCATGATAATGGGAGAGAGTGCTGATAAGAATGAGGTCAACGAAGTCCTGGATGGAGACACTCACTCTTCTAAGAAAAGTTCTACgaaggttaagaagagagacaagccgAAGACAGAGAGAATAATACCAGATCTTCACATAACCTTGGTACCCCAGAAATATGTTAGAGATACCATTGAGTACAAGGTGAAGTGTAAAGGAATATCTCGGCCTTTCTCTCAAGTTAAAGCCATCCTTACTCCTGAGTTTAAAGAGAAAGGCCAAGAAGCAATGGATGATATGATGAAAAAGACTTTGGAGCTTAAACTGACGAATGGGAGAGCTTGTCCTGATATGAGTTCTCATCCTCCCATCACTTGA